The sequence TCAGCACGCGGGCCTTTCCTGGACTCAGCACGCGGGCCTTTCCTGGACTCAGCACGCGGGCCGTTCCTGGACTCGGCACGCGGGCCTTTCCTGGACTCGGCACACGGGCCTTTCCTGGACTCGGCACGCGGGCCTTTCCTGGACTCGGCACGCGGGCCTTTCCTGGACTCGGCACGCGGGCCTTTCCTGGACTCGGCACGCGGGCCTTTCCTGGACTCGGCACGCGGGCCTTTCCTGGACTCGGCACGCGGGCCTTTCCTGGACTCGGCACGCGGGCCTTCCCTGGACTCGGCACGCGGGCCTTCCCTGGACTCAGCACGCGGGCCTTTCCTGGACTCAGCACGCGGGCCTTTCCTGGACTCAGCACGCGGGCCCGACTGCTCAGGACGTGTAACATTGATAATTTTCTGTTTGTCAGTCACGGCTCCTCTTGTTTGGAGTGGACTCGAAACCCAGTGATTCAGAGAACACCAGACCCAACTCACATGGTACCCCCACCGCCCTCCACTACTCTCCCCCTCcagtcctctccccctcccctcctccctccctcccctcctccctcccccttacctcctgcctccagctccctctctctggtgAGGTTGCAGGCTGTATCTATTGTTTATGGAGTGACTCACATCATCTGTTCATGAATAATGTACAATATTTGTTAAATTTTTTTAAAGGCAGAATAAATATAAATTTATGTAAATGTTAAATTTCTTTGATAGCAGAGCCACAATGAGCAGCATGTTACGGTGACCGCTTGACACTCTCTGTCGGATCGTCCAAAATGTGCTTAGTCACGTCCCCCGCACTGTCCCCAGTCCCTGCCCCCGCATTGTCCTCAGTCACGTCCCCCGCACTGTCCCCAGTCCCTGCCCCCGCTCTGTCCTCAGTCACGTCCaccgcactgtcctcagtcatgTCCACCGCGCTGTCCTCAGTCCCTTCCACCGCGCTGTCCTCAGTCCCTTCCCCCGCACACGCACTTGTCCTCAGTCTCGTCCCCCGCACTGTCCCCAGTCCCTGCCCCCGCACTGTCCCCCAGTCCCTGCCCCCGCACTGTCCCCAGTCCCttcccccgcactgtcctcagtctcgtcccccgcactgtcctcagtcccGTCCCCCGCACTGTCCCCAGTCCCTGCCCCCGCACTGTCCCCAGTCCCTGCCCCCGCACTGTCCCCAGTCTCgtcccccgcactgtcctcagtctcgtcccccgcactgtcctcagtctcgtcccccgcactgtcctcagtctcgtcccccgcactgtcctcagtctcgtcccccgcactgtcctcagtctcGTCCCCCGCACTGTCCCCAGTCTCGTCCCCCGCACTGTCCCCAGTCCTCGTCCCCCGCACTGTCCCCAGTCTCGTCCCCCGCACTGTCCCCAGTCTCgtcccccgcactgtcctcagtctcgtcccccgcactgtcctcagtctcgtcccccgcactgtcctcagtctcgtcccccgcactgtcctcagtctcgtcccccgcactgtcctcagtctcgtccccccgcactgtcctcagtctcgtcccccgcactgtcctcagtctcgtcccccgcactgtcctcagtctcgtcccccgcactgtcctcagtctcgtcccccgcactgtcctcagtcccttcccccgcactgtcctcagtcccttcccccgcactgtcctcagtcccgtccccccgcactgtcctcagtcccgtcccccgcactgtcctcagtcccttcccccgcactgtcctcagtcccttcccccgcactgtcctcagtcccttcccccgcactgtcctcagtcccgtcccccgcactgtcctcagtcccGTCCCCCGCACTCTCCTCAGTCCCTTCCCCCGCACTCTCCTCAGTCCCttcccccgcactgtcctcagtcccgtccccccgcactgtcctcagtcccgtcccccgcactgtcctcagtcccgtcccccgcactgtcctcagtcccttcccccgcactgtcctcagtcccgtcccccgcactgtcctcagtcccgtcccccgcactgtcctcagtctcgtcccccgcactgtcctcagtctcgtcccccgcactgtcctcagtctcgtcccccgcactgtcctcagtctcgtcccccgcactgtcctcagtctcgtcccccgcactgtcctcagtctcGTCCCCCGCACTGTTCTCAGTCCCttcccccgcactgtcctcagtcccttcccccgcactgtcctcagtcccgtcccccgcactgtcctcagtcccgtccccccgcactgtcctcagtcccttcccccgcactgtcctcagtcccttccccccgcactgtcctcagtcccgtcccccgcactgtcctcagtcccGTCCCCCGCACTGTCCCTCAGTCCCgtcccccgcactgtcctcagtcccgtccccgcactgtcctcagtcccgtcccccgcactgtcctcagtcccttcccccgcactgtcctcagtcccttcccccgcactgtcctcagtcccttccccccgcactgtcctcagtcccgtcccccgcactgtcctcagtcccgtcccccgcactgtcctcagtcccgtcccccgcactgtcctcagtcccCGTCCCCCGCACTCTCCTCAGTCCCttcccccgcactgtcctcagtcccttcccccgcactgtcctcagtcccgtcccccgcactgtcctcagtcccgtcccccgcactgtcctcagtcccgtcccccgcactgtcctcagtcccTTCCCCCGCACTGTCCCTCAGGTCCCttcccccgcactgtcctcagtcccttcccccgcactgtcctcagtcccgtcccccgcactgtcctcagtcccgtcccccgcactgtcctcagtcccGTCCCCCGCACTTCCTCAGGTCCCttcccccgcactgtcctcagtcccttcccccgcactgtcctcagtcccgtcccccgcactgtcctcagtcccgtcccccgcactgtcctcagtccttccccgcactgtcctcagtcccttcccccgcactgtcctcagtcccgtcccccgcactgtcctcagtcccgtcccccgcactgtcctcagtcctttcccccgcactgtcctcagtcccttcccccgcactgtcctcagtcccttcccccgcactgtcctcagtcccgtcccccgcactgtcctcagtcccttcccccgcactgtcctcagtcccgtcccccgcactgtcctcagtcccTTCCCCCGCACTGTCCCTCAGTCGCgtcccccgcactgtcctcagtcccttcccccgcactgtcctcagtcgcgtcccccgcactgtcctcagtcccTTCCCCCGCACTGTCCCCCAGTCCCTTCCCCCGCACTGTCCCCAGTCCCTTCCCCGCACTGTCCCCAGTCCCGTCCCCCGCACTGTCCCCAGTCCCTTCCCCCGCACTGTCCCCAGTCCCTTCCCCCGCACTGTCCCCAGTCCCGTCCACCGCACTGTCCCCAGTCCCTTCCCCCGCACTGTCCCCAGTCCCTTCCCCCGCACTGTCCCCAGTCCCTTCCCCCGCACTGTCCCCAGTCCCGTCCACCGCActgtcccccagtccccttccccccgCACTGTCCCCAGTCCCTTCCCCCGCACTGTCCCCAGTCCCTTCCCAGCACTGTCCCCAGTCCCTTCCCCCGCACTGTCCCCAGTCTCGTCCACCGCACTGTCCCCAGTCCCTTCCCCCGCACTGTCCCCAGTCCCTTCCCCAGCACTGTCCCCAGTCCCTTCCCCCGCACTGTCCCCAGTCCCGTCCACCGCACTGTCCCCAGTCCCTTCCCCCCGCACTGTCCCCAGTCCCTTCCCCCGCACTGTCCCCAGTCCCTTCCCCAGCACTGTCCCCAGTCCCTTCCCCCGCACTGTCCCCAGTCCCTTCCCCCGCACTGTCCCCAGTCCCTTCCCCCGCACTGTCCCCCAGTCCCTTCCCCCGCACTGTCCCCAGTCCCttcccccgcactgtcctcagtcccTTCCCCCGCACTGTCCCCAGTCCCTTCCCCCGCACTGTCCCCAGTCCCGTCCCCCGCACTGTCCCCAGTCCGTCCCCCGCACTGTCCCCAGTCCCGTCCCCCGCACTGTCCCCAGTCCCGTCCCCCGCACTGTCCCCAGTCCCGTCCCCCCGCCACTGTCCCCAGTCCCGTCCACCGCACTGTCCCCAGTCCCGTCCACCGCACTGTCCCCAGTCCCGTCCCCCGCACTGTCCCCAGTCCCGTCCCCCGCACTGTCCCCAGTCCCTTCCCCCGCACTGTGCCCCAGTCTCCCTTCCCCCGCACCGTCcacggagggagagaggggaaaggagacggggagagatagagggggaaggagacgggggagagagagagagggaaagagacggggagagagagagagggaaagagacggggagagggagagagggaaagagccggagagagagagagagggaaagagccggggagagagagagagggaaagagccggggagagagagagagggaaagagccggggagagagagagagtgggaaagagacggggagagagagagagtgggaaagagacggggagagagagagagtgggaaagagacggggagagagagagagtgggaaagacgcggagagagagagggaaagagacggagagagggaaagagacggggagagatgagagggaaagagacggggagagagggattgagacggggagagatagagggaaggagacggggagagagagagagggaaggagtctgggagagagaggagaatcggagagagagaaggagagagggaaggagattgagagagagagagggaaggagagtgggggagagagagggaaagagacggggtgagagagagggaaagagacggggtgagagagagggtcagaggcggggagagagagagggaaagagacggagagagagagggaaagagacggggagagacagggaaagagacggggagagagggattgagaaggggagagagagaggggagagagagagggaaggagtctgggagagagaggagattcggagagagagaaggagagagggaaggagacggggagacagagggaaggcgattgggagagagagaggagattcggagagagagggaaggagactggggggagagagagagaggggaaggagactgggggggagagagagagggaaggagactggggagagagagagagagggaaggagactgggagagagagagaggggaggagagagggaagaTAACGGGGTAGGAGGCTgggaagagagtgagggaaggaTACGGGGGCAGAGTGAGGGAAGGATACGGGGGCAGAGTGAGGAAGGATGaacgggggcagagagagggaaggagacgcgggaaagagagaatggggggagagagtgggagggaaggagacggggagaGAAGGATCGAAGgaaacgagagagagagtgggaggaatggaaatggggggagagagagggagggaaggaaacggggagtgagagggagagaaggaaatacaaagaacagtacagcactggaacaggccatttcggccctccaagcctgcgccgatcttgatgcctgcctaaactaaaaccttctgcactttcgggtcccatatccctctattccccatcctattcatatatttgtcaagatgcctcttaaacgtcgctatcgtatctgcttccaccacctcccctggcagcaagttccaggcagtcaccaccctctgtgtaaagaacttgcctcgcacatcccctctaaactttgcccctctcaccttaaacctatgtcccctagtaactgactcttccaccctgggagaaagcttctgaatatccactctgtcccatgccgctcataactttgtaaatctctatcatgtcgcccctccacctccgtcgttccagtgaaaacaatccgagtttatccaacctcctcctcatagctaatgcccctccagaccaggcaacattctggtaaacctcctctgtaccctctccaaagcctccacgtccttctggtagtgtggcgaccagaatttcacgcaatattctaagtgtggcctcactaaagttctgtacagctgcagcatgagttgccaatttttatactctatgccccgaccgatgaaggcaagcatgccgtatgccttcttgactaccttatccacctgcgttgccactttcagtgacctgtgcacctgtacgctgagatctctctgcctgtcaatactcctaagggttctgccaattactgtatacttcccacctgcattagaccttcaaaatgcattacctcacatttgtccagattaaactccatctgccatttctccgcacaagtctccaaaccgatctatatcctgctgtatcctctgacaatcctgatcactgtccgcaactccaccaacctttgtgtcgtccgcaaacttactaatcagaccagccacattttctccaaatcatttatatattactacaaagagcaaaggtcccagcactgatccctgcggaacatcactagtcacatccctccattcagaaaagcacccttccactgctaccctctgtcttctgtgaccgagccagttctgtatccatcttgcagctcacctctgatcccgtgtgacttcaccttttgtaccagtctgccataagggaccttgtcaaaggctttactgaagtccatatagataacatccactgcccttccttcatcaatcatctttgacacttcctcaaaaaactcaatcaaattagtgagacaacgacctccccttcacaaaaccatgctgcctctcgcaaataagtccatttgtttccaaatgggagtaaatcctgtcccgaagaatcctctctaatcgtttccctaccactgacgtaaggctcaccggcctataatttcctggattatccttgcttacccttcttaaacaaaggaacaacattggctatactccagtcctctgggactttcacctgtaaccaatgaggatgcaaagatttctgtcaaggccccagcaagtccttctgcttggtgaatactgatgcaaagtactcaattagtacctcacccatttcctctggccccacacacagattcccttctctgtccttgagtgggccaaccctttcccgagttaccctcttgctctttatatatgtataaaaagccttgggattttccttaatcctgtttgccaatgacttttcatgaccccttttagccctcctaactccttgcttaagttccttcctactgtctttatattcctcaagtgcttcatctgttcctagccttccaacccttacgaatgcttcctttttctttttgactaggctcacaatatcccgcgttatccaaggttcccgaaacttgccaaacatatccttcttcctcacaggaacatgctggtcctggattctaatcaactgacgtttgaaagactcccacatgtcagatgttgatttaccctcaaacagccgcccccaatctaaattcttcagttcctgcctaatattgttataattagccttcccccaatttagcaccttcacccgaggattactcttatccttatccacaagtaccttaaaacttatggaattatggtcacttttcccgaaatgctcccctactaaaacttcgaccacctggccgggctcattccccaataccaggtccagtacggcccatccctagttggactatctacatattgtttcaagaagccctcctggatgctccttacaaattctgccccatccaagcccctagcactaagtgagtcccagtcaatataggggaagttaaaatcacccaccactacaaccctgttacctttacatctttccaaaatctgtccacatatctgctcctccacctcccgctggctgttgggaggcctgtagaaaaccccccaacatcgtgactgcacccttcctattcctgagctccacccatattgcctcgctgcacgacccctccgaggtgtcctcccgcagtacagctgtgatattctccttaaccagtaatacaactcccccaccccttttacatccccctccatcccgcctgaagcttctagatcctggaacatttagctgccaatcctgtccttccctcaaccaagtctctgtaatagcaacaacatcatagttccaagtactaatccaagctctaagttcatctgttatacttcttgcattgaaacaaatgcacttcagaccaccagtcccgctgtgctcagcaacatctccctgcctgctcttcctcttagtcttactggccttatttactagttccccctcatttatttcactagctgtcctactgctttggttcccacccccctgccacactagtttaaaccctcctgagtgacactagcaaacctcgcagccaggatatttgtgcccctccagtttagatgcaacccgtccttcttgtacaggttccacctgtacctgaagagatcccaatgatccagatatctgaaaccctccctcctacaccaggtgttcagccacgtgtttagctgcactatcttcctatttctaacctcactggtacgtggcacatggagtaatcccgagattacaaccctagacgtcctgtcttttaacttcctaccgaactccctaaactccccctgcaggacttcatcactcttcctgcctatgtcattggtaccgatgtggaccaaaacctctggctgttcaccctcccccttcagaatgcccactgtctgttcagagacatccttaaggttgaggaagcaagaatcagacagggctctagagggttacaaggtagccaggaaggaactgaagaatggacttaggagagctagaaagtgaccatgaaaaagtcttggcgggtagtattaaggaaaatcccaaggcgttctacacttatgtgaggaacaagaggatggccagagtgagggtagggccgatcagggatagtggagggaacttgtgcctggagtcggaggaggaaggggaggtcctaaatgaatactttgcttcagtattcactagtaagagggacctggtcgtttgtgaggacagcgtggaacaggctgatatgctcgaacaggttgaggttaagagggaggatgtgctggaaattttgaatgatatgaagacagataggtccccggggccagacggatatacccaaggatattacgggaagcgagggaagagattgctgcgcctttggcgatgatctttgcgtcctcactgtccactggagtagtaccggatgattggagggtggcaaatgttattcccttgttcaagaaagggaataggagaaccctgggaattatagaccagtcagtcttacatctgtagtgggcaaattattggagaggattctgagagacaggatttatgattatttggaaaagcatggtttgattagagacagtcagcatggctttgtgaggggcaggtcatgcctcacaagccttattgaattctttgaagatgtgacaaaacacattgatgaaggaagagcagtggatgtggtgtatatggattttagcaaggcgtttgagaaggttccccatggtaggctcattcggaAAGTAATGCGGCATGGGAtaaagggaaagttggctgtctggatacagaattggctggcccatagaagtcagagggtggtagtagatggaaagtattcagccaggagcttggtgaccagtggtgttccgcaaggatctgttctgggacctctgcactttgtgatttttataaatgacttggatgaggaagtggaaggctgggttagcaagtttgctgatgacacgaaggttgctggagttgtggatagtgtggaaggctgttgtaggttggaacgggacattgacaggatgcagagctgggctgagaagtggtagatggagttcaacctggaaaagtgtgaagtgattcattttggaaggtcgaatttgaatgcagaatacaggcttaaagacaggattcttgtagtgtggaggaacagagggatcttggagtccatgtccatagatcgctcaaagttgccacccaagttgatagggttgttaagaaggcgtatggtgtgttggctttcattaacagggggattgagtttaagagccgcgaggttatgctgcagctctataaagccctggttagaccacacttggaatattgtgttcagttctggtcgcctcattataggaaggatgtggaagctttagagagggtgcagaggagatttaccaggatgctgcctggactggagggcatgtcctatgaagaaagattgagggagctaggcttttctcattggagcgaagaaggatgagaggtgacttgatagacggatacaagatgatgagaggcagagatagagtggatcgccagagactttttcccagggtggaaagggctatcaccagggggcataattttaaagtgattggaggaaggtttcggggagatgtcagaggtaggttctttacacagagagtggtgggtgcgtggaatgcactgtcagtggtggtagtagaagcagatagattaggggcatttaagctactcttggataggtacatggatgatagtagaatgaagggcaggtagttagtttgatcttagagtaggttaaaggttcggcacaacatcgtgggccgaagggcctgtactgtgctgtactgttctatgttctatccttgACCCCTGGCACCAGAAATGGGGGAGACAGAGGAAGGGAAGAAaacggggagagagatggggaaggagattgggagagggaaggagacggagagagagataaggagattggagagagaggggaggagattgggagagagagagaggggaggagattgggagagagagagggggaggagattgggagagagagaggggaggagattgggagagagagaggggaggagattgggagagagagaggggaggagattgggagagagagaggggaggagattgggagagagagaggggaggagattgggagagagagaggggaggagattgggagagagagaggggaggagattgggagagagagaggggaggagattgggagagagagagggaggagattgggagagagagaggggaggagattgggagagagagaggggaggagattgggagagagagagggaggagttggggagagagagaggggaggagattgggatagagagaggggaggagattgggagagagagagggaggagattgggagagagagaggggaggagattgggagagagagaggggaggagattgggagagagagaggggaggagattgggagagagagaggggaggagattggagagagagaggggaggagattgggagatgagagaggggaggagattgggagagagagaggggagagattgggagagagagaggggaggagattgggagagagagaggggaggagattgggagagagagagggaggagattgggagagagagaggggaggagattgggagagagagaggggaggagattgggagagagagaggggaggagattgggagagagagaggggaggagatgggagaggagaggggagagattgggagagagagagggaggagattgggagagagagaggggaggagattgggagagagagaggggaggagattgggagagagagaggggaggagattgggagagagagaggggaggagattgggagagagagaggggaggagattggagagagagaggggaggcgattgggagagagagagggaggcgattgggagagagagagggaggcgattgggagagagagaggggaggagattgggagagaggggggaggagattgggagagagaggagggaaggagattggttgagagagagggaaggagattggttgagagagagggaaggagatgggagagagagaggg comes from Heterodontus francisci isolate sHetFra1 unplaced genomic scaffold, sHetFra1.hap1 HAP1_SCAFFOLD_786, whole genome shotgun sequence and encodes:
- the LOC137366722 gene encoding octapeptide-repeat protein T2-like; translation: MSSMLRERGERRRGEIEGEGDGGERERERDGERERGKETGRGREGKSRRERERERRDGERGIEKGRERGEREREGVWEREEIRR